A genomic region of Solanum dulcamara chromosome 2, daSolDulc1.2, whole genome shotgun sequence contains the following coding sequences:
- the LOC129871704 gene encoding uncharacterized protein LOC129871704 — MVAMERKIAMLIREMDIYKLMNYVEQVKSEKIKVKNREFKRPRIDDSEFSHGKFVSDGRPCFYQKYSGQVSSNATTPRFEKDRVHNTKPQGGVPMVQATPACKKCGRNHKGECLVGSNVCYQCGKMGHNSKECKVKYGHSQGQVAQGGHGKPKGSQCNNRFYALHGRQEVEETLDVISSMLQVFHYEVYTLLDPGENLSFVSPYVVKRFDVSLEILLEPFSICTSVEDVKAKQYQDPMLVAKKSIEALSQGGADVLH; from the exons ATGGTTGCAATGGAACGCAAAATAGCGATGTTGATTCGGGAGATGGATATATATAAACTCATGAACTATGTAGAGCAAGTAAAAAGTGAGAAGATAAAGGTGAAGAATAGGGAGTTTAAGAGGCCAAGGATCgatgatagtgaattctctcatggTAAGTTCGTAAGTGATGGACGTCCTTGTTTTTACCAAAAGTACTCTGGCCAAGTGTCTTCtaatgctactactccaaggtttgaaaaaGATAGGGTGCACAATActaaacctcaaggaggtgTTCCTATGGTCCAAGCTACTcctgcatgcaagaagtgtggtaggaaccacaagggAGAATGTTTAGTCGGATCGAATGTGTGTTACCAGTGTGGTAAGATGGGTCATAATtctaaggaatgcaaggtcaaaTATGGTCATTCTCAAGGgcaagttgctcaaggtggcCATGGGAAACCAAAGGGTAGTCAATGCAATAATAGGTTCTATGCcctccatggtaggcaagaggtggaagAGACTCTTGATGTTATTTCTAGTATGTTacaggtctttcactatgaagTTTATActttgcttgatccgggtgaaaatttatcttttgtttccccttatgtggtCAAGAGGTTTGATGTTAGTCTCGAgatattattagagcctttcTCCATTTGTACTTCtgtag AGGATGTCAAGGCCAAGCAATACCAAGATCCAATGTTagttgccaaaaaatccattgaggctttatcCCAAGGGGGAGCTGATGTGCTACATTAG